The following DNA comes from Paraburkholderia phytofirmans PsJN.
AGCAGCGTATCGGTGCCGGGACACCAGACCGTGTAGTCGACGCCGTTCAGAATGCCGCTCAGATCGTGCGCGCGATGGCGCAGCAAACCGTCGAGGCCGCCACCCTGGGCGAGCGTCTGGATTTCGCGTGCATAGGTTGGGCTGACGGTGGTGATGCGGTCGCTGTAGTAGAGCCCCGCCTTGAGAAACGACATCTGTCCATAGAACTCGACGCCGTGCACGCTGAAAAAATCGTCCGGCAGGCCGAGCTGACCGAACTGGTGCGCGGGAAACACGCCCTGATACGCGAGGTTGTGCACCGTGAAGACGCTGCGCGCGAAGCGCTTGCCATGCTGGCGCTCAGCCGCCTTCAGATAGGCCGGCGCAAGCCCCGCGTGCCAGTCGTGCGCGTGAATGATTTGCGGCGACCACGCCGGGTCCAGTTGCTGCGCGAGTTGCGCGGCGACCCAGCCGAGCAGCGCGAAGCGCTGAGCGTTGTCGCCGTAAGGCACGTGCTCGTCGTTCAGATACGGATTGCCGGGCCGGTCGTACAGCGTGGCCGCGCGGATCACATAGACGACCAGGCCGTTCGATGCCAGCGTGCCCCGTTCGAGCGTGACGCCCGGCGCGTCGAAGCGGCGGCCGAGTTGCGCGACCGGCGTCAGGTCGGTCAGGCCGGCGACCACCGCCGGAAAGCCGGGCAATAGCACGCGCACATCGGCGCCGCGCTCGATCAGCGCGGGCGGCAATGCGCCCGCGACGTCGGCGAGACCGCCCGTTTTGAGAAGGGGATACAGCTCGCTTGCGACGTGCAGGGCGCGAATCGTCATAGGCTCCGTCTCTGTCCTGTTGGTTCGGGTTGGGCGCGGCTGAGCCGCCGGCAGCCGGCCTGGCTAGACCTTCTGCCGCAGCGCTTCAGGCGTGACCAGCACGACGCCGTCGTCGGTACGGTAGAAGCGCTCGGCGTCGCTCACCGGATCTTCGCCGATCACCGTGCCCTCCGGTATCGCGCAGCCGCGGTCTATCACCACTTTCTGCAGCCGGCAGCTCGCGCCGACGGTGACCTGCGGCAACAAGACTGCCTCATTGATGTTACAGAACGAACTCACTTTCACATTCGACGAGAGCACCGAGCGCGAAATCTGCGAGCCCGAGATCACGCAGCCGCCGCACACGATCAGATTATTGCCCGAGCCTTGCAAGCCCTTCATGTCGCGCACGAACTTGGCGGGCGGCAACTGCTCCTGGTACGTCCAGATCGGCCAGTTGCGGTCGTAGAGATCGAGCGTCGGGATGGTGGAGGCGAGGTCGAGATTGGCGGCCCAGTAGGCGTCGATCGTGCCGACATCGCGCCAGTACGGCTCCACGTTCGGATCCGACGACACGCACGACATGCTGAACGGATGCGCGATCGCCGTGCCTTGCGTGACCACGCGCGGCAGGATGTCCTTGCCGAAGTCGTGATCGGTGTCGATGGTGGAGATGTTCTCTTCCAGCAGCGAATACAGATAATCCGCGCTGAACACGTAGATGCCCATGCTGGCCAGCGCCGTATCCGGGCGGCCCGGAATGCAGGGCGGATCGGCGGGCTTTTCCAGGAAGTCGGTCACGCGGCGGTTTGCATCGACGTGCATCACGCCGAAGGCCACCGCCTCCATGCGCGGCACCTCGATACAGCCGACCGTGCAATCCGCGCCGCTTTCGGCGTGGTCGGCGATCATGCGCGTGTAGTCCATCTTGTAGATGTGGTCGCCCGCCAGCACCACCACGTATTTCGGCCGGATCGAACGGATGATGTCGAGGTTCTGGAAGACGGCGTCCGCCGTGCCGCGATACCAGTGCGCGCCTTCCACGCGCTGCTGCGCGGGCCACAAGTCGATGAATTCGCCCATCTCGCCGCGCAGGAAACTCCAGCCGCGCTGCAAGTGGCGCAAGAGCGAGTGCGCCTTGTATTGCGTGACGACCGCGATGCGGCGGATGCCGGAGTTCAGACAGTTGGAGAGGGCGAAATCGATGATCCGGTATTTGCCGCCGAAGTGCACCGCCGGCTTGACGCGTTTGTTGGTAAGCGGCCCGAGCCGCGTGCCCCGTCCGCCCGCAAGGACGATGGCGAGGGTAGTGCGTTGCAGATCGTTCAGCCGTGCCGGAGTGTCCATGTCTGTCTCCTGATTAGTATGCCCCGGATGGGTGGTTCGCTTGCTCTCCACTGATGAATCGTGCTGCGCGCCGGCACCGTCTTCGCGGGCCCGTCTGCTAGTTCTAGCACTGATTTGCCGCGCACGCGTAGTCAGAATTGTGCGGGTGCCGCTCGTGCGCCCCCATTGCGCACGATCAACCCTTGCACCGCTACGATCCGTGCGCCACGACACACATAGAGCGTGAGGCGATGCACCGCAATATGCGTGCCACACGCGTCGTGGCGCTGTCGGCTTGTGTCGGCGGGAGCAGAGGCGGGCCATGCATCGTAGAATCGTGCGCTTCCGGCCGGAGGTGTTGGGCGCTGGTCTCACCGTGCGTTTGCCGCGCATGCCTCTCCGCGTTTTCCTTTTAGAAAAAACCTCAATGAGTTTTCGCCGCCTGTCTTTGCTCGCCACGTTGAGCGCTTGCGCGCTAGCCGCGACCTCCATGCCCGCTGTTTTTGCGGCTTCCGCCGCCACGCCTGCGAGCGTCGAAGCGCAGAGTCCGGCCGACCAGGCCGCTTCCGCCACCACGAGCGTCACGGGCGATACCGGCCCGGCGTACGGCGCCGAGTTGCAGGGCTTCAACTACCCGGCGCCAGTCAGCCAGTACGACTTCACTTCGCAAGGGGTGGCGCTGCATATGGCGTACATGGATATCAAACCGGTCAAGGCGAATGGCCGCACGGCGGTGCTGCTGCACGGCAAGAACTTCTGCGCGGCGACGTGGGACGCGACCATTCATCGGCTGAGCGATGCCGGCTATCGCGTGATCGCGCCGGACCAGATCGGCTTTTGCAAGTCGAGCAAGCCTGAGCACTATCAGTACAGTTTTCAACAGCTCGCGCGCAATACGCATGCGTTGCTGCAATCGCTCGGCGTGACCGACGCGACCGTGATCGGGCATTCCACCGGCGGCATGCTGGCGATCCGCTACGCGCTGATGTATCCGCGCGAGACGCAGCAACTGGTGCTGGTCAACCCGATCGGTCTGGAGGACTGGAAGGCGAAGGGTGTGCCCTCGCTGTCCGTGGACCAGTGGTATGCGCGCGAGTTGAAGACGACCGCCGAAAGCATTCGCCGCTACGAGCAGTCCACCTACTACGCGGGACAATGGCGCGCGAGCTACGAACCGTGGGTGCAGATGCTGGCGGGCATGTATCGCGGTCCGGGCAAACAGATCGTCGCGTGGAATTCCGCGCTGCTGTACGACATGATTTACACGCAACCGGTGGTGTACGAACTGGGGCAATTGAGCATGCCGACGCTGCTGCTGATCGGCCAGAAAGACACCACGGCGATCGCCAAGGACGCTGCGCCGGCCGAAGTGCGCGCAAAACTCGGCCATTATCCGGAGCTCGGCAAGGCCGCCGCAAAGGCGATCCCGCACGCGACGCTCGTCGAATTCGCGGAGTTGGGGC
Coding sequences within:
- the glgA gene encoding glycogen synthase GlgA, which produces MTIRALHVASELYPLLKTGGLADVAGALPPALIERGADVRVLLPGFPAVVAGLTDLTPVAQLGRRFDAPGVTLERGTLASNGLVVYVIRAATLYDRPGNPYLNDEHVPYGDNAQRFALLGWVAAQLAQQLDPAWSPQIIHAHDWHAGLAPAYLKAAERQHGKRFARSVFTVHNLAYQGVFPAHQFGQLGLPDDFFSVHGVEFYGQMSFLKAGLYYSDRITTVSPTYAREIQTLAQGGGLDGLLRHRAHDLSGILNGVDYTVWCPGTDTLLENHYTATRLAGKLACKEALQKRFGLAQKSDALLFGVVSRLTEQKGLDLLLEAVPEIIKHGGQLVVFGTGDPALENGLERVAHTHPESVAVELGFDETLAHTIVAGSDVIAVPSRFEPCGLTQLYALAYGSLPLVHCVGGLADTVVDASLENLADDLATGFVFERFEPKGIGAAIRRAFALYGRRTEWKATQRRAMRQDFGWGASAERYLALYRELA
- the glgC gene encoding glucose-1-phosphate adenylyltransferase gives rise to the protein MDTPARLNDLQRTTLAIVLAGGRGTRLGPLTNKRVKPAVHFGGKYRIIDFALSNCLNSGIRRIAVVTQYKAHSLLRHLQRGWSFLRGEMGEFIDLWPAQQRVEGAHWYRGTADAVFQNLDIIRSIRPKYVVVLAGDHIYKMDYTRMIADHAESGADCTVGCIEVPRMEAVAFGVMHVDANRRVTDFLEKPADPPCIPGRPDTALASMGIYVFSADYLYSLLEENISTIDTDHDFGKDILPRVVTQGTAIAHPFSMSCVSSDPNVEPYWRDVGTIDAYWAANLDLASTIPTLDLYDRNWPIWTYQEQLPPAKFVRDMKGLQGSGNNLIVCGGCVISGSQISRSVLSSNVKVSSFCNINEAVLLPQVTVGASCRLQKVVIDRGCAIPEGTVIGEDPVSDAERFYRTDDGVVLVTPEALRQKV
- a CDS encoding alpha/beta fold hydrolase, translating into MSFRRLSLLATLSACALAATSMPAVFAASAATPASVEAQSPADQAASATTSVTGDTGPAYGAELQGFNYPAPVSQYDFTSQGVALHMAYMDIKPVKANGRTAVLLHGKNFCAATWDATIHRLSDAGYRVIAPDQIGFCKSSKPEHYQYSFQQLARNTHALLQSLGVTDATVIGHSTGGMLAIRYALMYPRETQQLVLVNPIGLEDWKAKGVPSLSVDQWYARELKTTAESIRRYEQSTYYAGQWRASYEPWVQMLAGMYRGPGKQIVAWNSALLYDMIYTQPVVYELGQLSMPTLLLIGQKDTTAIAKDAAPAEVRAKLGHYPELGKAAAKAIPHATLVEFAELGHAPQMQDPQAFHKALLAGLAAVPANH